From a single Arachis hypogaea cultivar Tifrunner chromosome 3, arahy.Tifrunner.gnm2.J5K5, whole genome shotgun sequence genomic region:
- the LOC112734910 gene encoding protein NLP2, translating into MEYGGIVHNENGGFGSLSESAVEAEVDLVDELLVEGCWVETTSAGGCYNWMHNPSDAVVAPQPQYLEMLQLQLQEESSSSSSDQESLVGKRWWIGPTRPGPSSSSSSSSSSSVKERLVVAVGYLKDYTKNNNLLIQIWVPPRRSPLPLPLPLPLDVLAFPNPSPNPNPNLCVRFLRSHEYSHHYQAQQHYDLRGSIALPVFERGTATCLGVLDILITNHLNLTNNYRPQLDNVCNALEAVDFRSSHQNLNANFIPPAIKVYEELYQAALNEIVEVLTSVCKTQNLPLGLTWAPCIQQGKCGCGHSSAMCVSTVDTACYVGDLEMLGFQEACSEYHLFKGQGIVGTAFTSAKPCFAIDITAFSRAEYPLSHLANIFGLHAAVAIPLRSLYTGSADFVLEFFLPKDCHDTEQQKHMLNSLSMLVQQACRSLHVATDDDFTPPMLTHHQAQAQIMEEACSKDQSWIAHMMEAQVQQKGKGVCVSLEYQMEEPKEEFKVTTNWDTTNDQAHHQLFSSSDFGHIDVLEHSRSRASTAVDGGEESYALGGRRSSSSGSGGRKSGDKRRTKAEKTISLPVLRQYFAGSLKDAAKSIGVCPTTLKRICRQHGITRWPSRKIKKVGHSLKKLQLVIDSVQGAEGAIQIGSFYASFPELSSTDLSSRSESSPSKKTHTTNIPHHQNPNNNTFLKSPPSSACSQTLDVVMTESSEAALLLNRAHSEAAELLQHASLQSQEDTKHNSFISSRSNNKSHHHHSQDRDKERGAFRVKATFGDEKIRFSLQPNWGFRDLQLEMARRFNLNDISISSSNIDLKYLDEDGEWVLLACDADLEECKDIHRSSQSRTIRLSLFQASPLNHLATNTFGNGTTSPS; encoded by the exons ATGGAATATGGTGGCATAGTGCACAATGAAAATGGTGGGTTTGGGAGCTTGTCGGAGTCAGCGGTAGAGGCAGAAGTAGATTTGGTGGACGAGCTACTGGTGGAGGGGTGCTGGGTGGAGACAACTAGTGCAGGAGGGTGCTACAACTGGATGCATAATCCATCAGATGCAGTAGTGGCGCCGCAACCACAGTACTTGGAAATGCTGCAGCTGCAGCTGCAGGAGGAATCATCATCGTCGTCATCAGATCAGGAGAGCCTTGTGGGCAAGAGGTGGTGGATCGGGCCTACTAGGCCGGGCCcttcatcctcttcttcttcttcttcttcctcctctgtaAAGGAGAGATTAGTGGTCGCGGTCGGGTACTTGAAAGACTACACAAAGAACAACAATCTGCTCATTCAGATATGGGTGCCCCCACGGAGATCACCACtaccccttccccttccccttccacTTGATGTGCTCGCCTTTCCCAACCCCagccctaaccctaaccctaacctatGTGTTCGCTTCTTGAGAAGCCATGAATATTCTCATCATTATCAGGCGCAGCAGCACTACGATCTCCGTGGATCCATCGCCTTACCCGTCTTTGAACGAGGCACTGCCACGTGCCTTGGCGTCCTCGACATTCTCATCACCAACCACCTCAACCTCACCAACAACTATCGCCCTCAGCTTGACAATGTCTGCAACGCTCTCGAG GCCGTCGATTTTAGGAGCTCTCATCAGAACTTGAACGCGAACTTTATCCCTCCGGCCATAAAG gtgTATGAGGAGCTATACCAAGCAGCACTAAATGAGATAGTGGAGGTGTTGACATCGGTGTGCAAGACGCAGAATCTTCCTCTAGGGCTGACATGGGCGCCGTGCATCCAACAAGGAAAGTGTGGGTGCGGGCACTCATCGGCAATGTGCGTGTCCACGGTGGATACAGCGTGCTATGTGGGGGATCTGGAAATGCTGGGCTTCCAGGAGGCGTGCTCAGAGTACCACCTCTTCAAGGGGCAAGGCATAGTTGGCACCGCCTTCACATCAGCCAAGCCCTGCTTCGCAATCGACATAACAGCCTTCAGCAGAGCAGAATACCCGCTTTCTCACCTCGCTAACATCTTTGGCTTGCATGCCGCCGTCGCCATCCCCCTCCGCAGCCTCTACACCGGATCCGCTGACTTCGTCTTGGAGTTCTTCCTGCCAAAGGACTGCCATGACACCGAGCAGCAGAAGCACATGCTCAATTCCCTCTCCATGCTCGTCCAGCAAGCTTGCCGGAGCTTGCACGTTGCCACCGACGACGACTTCACCCCTCCGATGCTCACACATCATCAGGCGCAAGCACAAATAATGGAAGAGGCGTGCTCGAAGGATCAGTCGTGGATAGCGCACATGATGGAGGCGCAGGTGCAGCAGAAGGGGAAAGGGGTGTGCGTGTCGTTGGAGTACCAAATGGAAGAGCCCAAAGAGGAGTTCAAGGTGACAACCAACTGGGACACCACCAACGACCAAGCCCATCACCAGCTCTTCTCCTCATCAGATTTCGGCCACATTGACGTGCTTGAGCACAGTAGGTCGAGGGCCAGCACTGCCGTGGACGGCGGGGAGGAGTCTTACGCCTTGGGTGGGCGGCGCTCCTCTTCTTCGGGTTCGGGCGGCAGGAAGTCAGGCGACAAGAGGCGAACCAAGGCTGAGAAAACTATCAGCCTGCCTGTCCTCAGACAGTACTTCGCCGGAAGCCTCAAAGACGCTGCCAAGAGCATTGGAG TGTGTCCCACGACTCTGAAAAGGATATGCAGGCAGCATGGGATAACAAGGTGGCCTTCCAGGAAAATAAAGAAGGTAGGGCACTCTTTGAAGAAACTTCAGCTTGTGATCGATTCGGTGCAGGGTGCAGAGGGTGCCATACAGATTGGCTCCTTCTATGCCAGCTTTCCCGAGTTGAGCTCCACGGATCTCTCTTCCCGTTCCGAATCATCACCATCCAAGAAAACCCACACTACAAATATTCCTCATCATCAGAATCCCAATAACAATACATTCTTGAAATCCCCACCCTCCTCTGCATGCAGCCAGACCTTAGATGTTGTCATGACAGAGAGCTCCGAGGCAGCATTGCTGCTCAACAGAGCTCACAGCGAGGCGGCAGAGTTGCTGCAGCATGCATCCCTCCAATCACAAGAGGATACAAAGCATAATAGTTTCATCAGCAGCAGATCCAATAATAAGAGCCATCATCATCACTCTCAAGACAGAGACAAAGAGAGGGGTGCTTTCAGGGTCAAAGCTACTTTTGGGGACGAGAAGATCCGGTTCAGCTTGCAGCCCAATTGGGGGTTCAGAGATCTACAGCTTGAGATGGCAAGGCGCTTCAACTTGAACGATATTAGCATCAGCAGCAGCAACATCGATCTCAAATACTTGGATGAAGATGGGGAGTGGGTTTTGTTGGCATGCGATGCAGATCTTGAGGAATGCAAGGACATACACAGATCATCTCAGAGCCGAACCATCCGCCTCTCACTTTTTCAAGCTTCCCCCCTCAATCATCTAGCAACAAACACTTTTGGCAATGGCACCACCAGCCCCTCCTAG